Proteins encoded within one genomic window of Nonomuraea gerenzanensis:
- a CDS encoding sensor histidine kinase, with amino-acid sequence MAELAETPRGRLTGRFVVASVMAVASPILSLTAYLVWAGLPAQWAPDITVSPQSAVTFTFPAVGAFLIYHRPRLNLAWLMCVGGLAAAVSDAASALMFHAAAIGEPALAGWLRVPLRLGWAVCGLSLTMVLPLYSPDGRLPSRRWRPALWLGCFSIGTAAVQYLFRAPRTEGYPYPSVIPNPLGIPALAPYADVMATVGWAGIYTAMALAALSLASRLRGADPVGRRQIGWPLFAFAGYIVFLVLAAIWPVFMWPAIAWAAAIPFAMAFAVMRYRLYGIDTVISRAFVAAGVVVVVSLVYFGVGTLSSLVVSGYHQVAGIAAALFAGAFFQPLRRGLQRAVDRMLYGAVGDPGVLAERLTQAVRGADPARALNSVVSVLRDGLAVEGVAVEVADGEPRYVESGHVGAEPREVPLVWHGARVGRLLVGPPGPRRFPAAHNERVLATLTPYAADVAHAVRMAADLQRSRERILTAREEERRRLRRDLHDGLGQTLSAMAMTINMARLSLKSSPDAADELLRELHAGMSAVTSDIRELVYGLRPPALDDLGLARAVRDLAGHSSPDTEIEVTVEGDVEDLPAAVEVAVYRIVQEALTNIRRHAEASRARIVLRREEPVLRVLITDDGKGLPERHRAGVGLGSMRERAAELGGLCVVTGEPGAGTRVEVMLPLLTAGLSVGS; translated from the coding sequence ATGGCCGAACTCGCCGAGACTCCGCGCGGACGCCTGACAGGCCGGTTCGTGGTCGCGTCCGTCATGGCCGTGGCCTCGCCGATCCTGTCGCTGACGGCGTACCTGGTCTGGGCCGGGCTGCCCGCGCAGTGGGCGCCCGACATCACCGTGAGCCCCCAGTCGGCGGTCACCTTCACCTTCCCCGCCGTCGGCGCCTTCCTCATCTACCACCGGCCCCGGCTCAACCTGGCCTGGCTGATGTGCGTCGGCGGGCTGGCCGCGGCCGTCAGCGACGCGGCCAGCGCGCTGATGTTCCACGCCGCCGCCATCGGCGAGCCGGCGCTGGCGGGATGGCTGCGGGTGCCGCTGCGGCTCGGATGGGCGGTGTGCGGGCTGTCGCTCACGATGGTGCTGCCGCTCTACTCGCCGGACGGCCGCCTGCCGTCCAGGCGCTGGCGGCCCGCCCTGTGGCTGGGCTGCTTCTCGATCGGCACCGCGGCGGTCCAGTACCTGTTCAGGGCGCCGCGGACCGAGGGGTACCCGTATCCCTCGGTCATCCCCAACCCGCTGGGGATCCCCGCGCTGGCGCCCTACGCCGACGTGATGGCGACGGTGGGCTGGGCGGGCATCTACACCGCGATGGCCCTGGCCGCGCTGTCGCTGGCCTCGCGGCTGCGCGGGGCCGACCCGGTGGGGCGGCGGCAGATCGGCTGGCCGCTGTTCGCGTTCGCCGGGTACATCGTCTTCCTCGTCCTGGCCGCGATCTGGCCCGTGTTCATGTGGCCGGCCATCGCGTGGGCGGCGGCCATCCCGTTCGCGATGGCGTTCGCGGTGATGCGGTACCGGCTCTACGGCATCGACACCGTGATCAGCCGGGCCTTCGTGGCGGCCGGCGTGGTCGTCGTGGTCAGCCTCGTCTACTTCGGCGTGGGCACCCTGTCGAGCCTGGTCGTCTCCGGCTACCACCAGGTCGCCGGGATCGCGGCCGCGCTGTTCGCGGGCGCGTTCTTCCAGCCGCTGCGGCGCGGGCTGCAGCGGGCGGTGGACCGGATGTTGTACGGCGCGGTCGGCGACCCCGGCGTGCTGGCCGAGCGGCTGACCCAGGCCGTGCGCGGCGCCGACCCGGCCAGGGCGCTGAACTCCGTGGTCAGCGTGCTGCGCGACGGGCTGGCCGTCGAGGGCGTGGCCGTGGAGGTGGCCGACGGCGAGCCCCGCTACGTGGAGAGCGGCCACGTCGGGGCCGAGCCCCGGGAGGTGCCGCTGGTCTGGCACGGGGCGCGGGTCGGCCGCCTGCTCGTCGGGCCGCCCGGGCCGCGCCGCTTCCCCGCCGCGCACAACGAGCGCGTGCTCGCGACGCTCACCCCGTACGCGGCGGACGTGGCGCACGCCGTCCGCATGGCGGCGGACCTGCAGCGCTCCCGCGAGCGCATCCTCACGGCCAGGGAGGAGGAGCGCCGCCGCCTGCGCCGCGACCTGCACGACGGCCTCGGCCAGACCCTCTCCGCGATGGCGATGACCATCAACATGGCCCGCCTGAGCCTCAAGAGCTCCCCTGACGCGGCCGACGAGCTGCTGCGGGAGCTGCACGCCGGCATGAGCGCCGTCACGAGCGACATCCGCGAGCTGGTGTACGGCCTGCGCCCGCCCGCGCTCGACGACCTGGGCCTGGCCCGCGCGGTCCGCGACCTGGCCGGGCACTCCTCGCCCGACACCGAGATCGAGGTGACGGTCGAGGGCGACGTGGAGGACCTGCCCGCCGCCGTCGAGGTGGCCGTCTACCGCATCGTCCAGGAGGCGCTCACCAACATCCGCCGCCACGCCGAGGCGTCGCGGGCCAGGATCGTGCTGCGCCGGGAGGAGCCGGTGCTGCGCGTGCTGATCACCGACGACGGCAAGGGGCTGCCCGAGCGGCACCGCGCGGGCGTGGGGCTGGGCTCGATGCGGGAGCGGGCGGCCGAGCTGGGCGGCCTCTGCGTGGTGACCGGCGAGCCGGGGGCGGGCACCCGGGTCGAGGTCATGCTGCCGCTGCTGACGGCGGGCCTGAGCGTCGGCTCCTGA
- a CDS encoding LacI family DNA-binding transcriptional regulator produces MAGKRATINDVASLAGVSIATASKALNGRQDVRAATRERVLAAAAELSFQPNALARGLLSGQTRTVGLLTSDSVGRFGIPVLLGAEDAFGAGEMAVLLCDARGDAIREQHHLRALLSRRVDGLIVVGESTNPRPSVSNDLPVPVVYAYGPSEDPSDVSFVPDDVGAAAMAVNHLLALGRRRIAHITGPAHYKAARDREEGLRRALAEAGVQQVGQTMSGVWSQRWGRHAAEMLLMAEPEIDAVFCGSDQIAAGFVEAVRERGRRVPDDIAVVGYDNWEVLSTETRPALTTVDMNLEVLGRTAAQHLFAAIDGKATPGVHTLPCQLVIRDSTSPPGVS; encoded by the coding sequence ATGGCGGGTAAGCGGGCGACCATCAACGACGTGGCCTCGCTGGCGGGGGTATCGATCGCCACGGCCTCCAAGGCGCTCAACGGGCGCCAGGACGTGCGGGCGGCCACGCGCGAACGCGTGCTCGCCGCCGCGGCCGAGCTCTCCTTCCAGCCCAACGCCCTGGCCAGGGGCCTGCTCTCGGGGCAGACCAGGACCGTGGGGCTGCTGACCTCCGACAGCGTCGGCCGGTTCGGCATCCCGGTGCTGCTGGGCGCCGAGGACGCGTTCGGCGCCGGGGAGATGGCGGTGCTGCTGTGCGACGCGCGCGGCGACGCGATCAGGGAGCAGCACCACCTGCGCGCCCTGCTGTCGCGACGGGTGGACGGGCTGATCGTGGTGGGGGAGAGCACGAACCCGCGGCCGTCCGTGAGCAACGACCTGCCGGTGCCCGTCGTGTACGCGTACGGGCCGTCCGAGGACCCCTCGGACGTGTCGTTCGTCCCCGACGACGTGGGCGCGGCGGCGATGGCCGTCAACCACCTGCTCGCCCTGGGCCGGCGCCGGATCGCGCACATCACCGGGCCCGCCCACTACAAGGCGGCCCGCGACCGAGAGGAGGGCCTGCGGCGGGCGCTCGCCGAGGCGGGGGTCCAGCAGGTGGGGCAGACGATGTCGGGGGTGTGGTCGCAGCGGTGGGGCCGGCACGCGGCCGAGATGCTGCTGATGGCCGAGCCGGAGATCGACGCCGTGTTCTGCGGCAGCGACCAGATCGCGGCCGGGTTCGTGGAGGCCGTGCGCGAGCGGGGCCGGCGGGTGCCCGACGACATCGCGGTGGTCGGCTACGACAACTGGGAGGTGCTGTCCACCGAGACGCGGCCCGCGCTGACGACCGTGGACATGAACCTGGAGGTGCTGGGCCGCACGGCGGCGCAGCACCTGTTCGCCGCGATCGACGGCAAGGCCACGCCGGGGGTGCACACGCTGCCGTGCCAGCTCGTCATCCGCGACTCCACCTCCCCGCCCGGGGTTTCGTAA
- a CDS encoding cellulase family glycosylhydrolase, whose product MRGVSHAHTWYTNQTSSFANIKALRANTVRVVLSGGRWTPNSASDVANVVSLCRQNRLICVLENHDTTGYGEQSGAYTLDQAVDYWNSVRSALTGTEDFIIVNIGNEPYGNNNVSAWTAATTSAITRMRTLGFQHMLMVDAPNWGQDWQFTMRDNARTVAAADTQRNTVFSVHMYGVFDTAAEITAYLDAFQTAGLPLVIGEFGHNHSDGNPDEDTIMAQAVSRGLGYIGWSWSGNSGGVEYLDMVTNFNPAALTSWGQRIFNGANGITATSREATFFSGGGTDTTAPTTPGTPSASGVTSTGASLTWTASTDAGGSGLAGYDVYREQGATDPLLGSSTTNSITLTGLTPSTQYQVYVRARDGASNQSAASATTTFTTTGGGTGGGCTAAGTVQSQWGGGYVVQPVTVTNTGTSGITGWTVTFTLPAGHTLAGSWNASVTTSEQTVTARNAGYNGNVPAGGNAGFGFQVNRPGGNTATVGSYTCAAS is encoded by the coding sequence ATGCGCGGTGTCAGCCACGCGCACACCTGGTACACCAATCAGACGAGCTCCTTCGCCAACATCAAGGCGCTGCGCGCCAACACCGTGCGCGTCGTGCTGAGCGGCGGCCGGTGGACCCCGAACAGCGCCTCCGACGTGGCCAACGTCGTCTCCCTGTGCCGGCAGAACCGGTTAATATGCGTGCTCGAAAACCATGACACCACCGGGTACGGCGAGCAGAGCGGCGCGTACACCCTCGACCAGGCGGTCGACTACTGGAACAGCGTCCGCAGCGCCCTGACCGGCACCGAGGACTTCATCATCGTCAACATCGGCAACGAGCCGTACGGCAACAACAACGTCTCGGCCTGGACCGCCGCCACCACCAGCGCGATCACCCGCATGCGCACGCTCGGCTTCCAGCACATGCTGATGGTGGACGCGCCCAACTGGGGCCAGGACTGGCAGTTCACCATGCGCGACAACGCCAGGACGGTCGCCGCCGCCGACACGCAGCGGAACACGGTGTTCTCCGTCCACATGTACGGCGTCTTCGACACGGCCGCCGAGATCACCGCGTACCTGGACGCGTTCCAGACGGCCGGGCTGCCGCTGGTGATCGGCGAGTTCGGGCACAACCACTCCGACGGCAACCCCGACGAGGACACGATCATGGCCCAGGCGGTGTCGCGCGGCCTCGGCTACATCGGCTGGTCGTGGAGCGGCAACAGTGGCGGCGTCGAGTACCTCGACATGGTCACCAACTTCAACCCGGCCGCGCTGACGTCCTGGGGCCAGCGCATCTTCAACGGCGCCAACGGCATCACCGCCACCTCGCGCGAGGCCACCTTCTTCAGCGGCGGCGGCACCGACACCACCGCCCCGACCACGCCCGGCACCCCCTCGGCCTCCGGCGTCACCTCCACCGGCGCCTCCTTAACCTGGACGGCCTCCACGGACGCGGGCGGCTCGGGGCTGGCGGGATACGACGTCTACCGGGAGCAGGGCGCCACCGACCCGCTGCTCGGCTCCTCCACCACCAACTCCATCACCCTGACCGGCCTGACGCCGTCCACCCAGTACCAGGTGTACGTGCGGGCGCGCGACGGCGCGAGCAACCAGTCGGCCGCCTCGGCCACCACCACCTTCACCACCACGGGCGGCGGCACCGGCGGCGGCTGCACGGCGGCAGGGACCGTGCAGAGCCAGTGGGGCGGCGGCTACGTCGTCCAGCCGGTCACGGTCACCAACACCGGCACGTCCGGCATCACCGGCTGGACCGTCACCTTCACCCTGCCCGCCGGGCACACCCTCGCCGGCTCGTGGAACGCCTCGGTGACGACCAGCGAGCAGACCGTCACGGCCAGGAACGCGGGCTACAACGGCAACGTGCCGGCGGGCGGCAACGCCGGCTTCGGCTTCCAGGTCAACCGGCCGGGCGGGAACACCGCCACGGTCGGCTCCTACACCTGCGCCGCCTCCTGA
- a CDS encoding glycoside hydrolase family 127 protein, with product MASPVLPSSGVLSPLGLDSVRVLPGFWGDRIALNNEVTIAHCQEWEEREGWIGNFRGERPRRGREFSDSEIYKLLEAMAWADHPGLPALAETVAQAQEGDGYLNTRWSGSRYTDFEWGHELYCYGHLIQAGVARLRMHGEDRLTEVVTRAADHVCRRFMDGEETCGHPVIEMALVELYRATGAERYLELARRFVERRGLPALADIPFGRAYYQDDVPVRQAQVFRGHVVRALYLASGVVDVAVETGDQELLKAVESQWERTVARRTHLTGGMGSRHADESYGEDYELPPDRAYSETCGSIASLMLAHRLLLATGDARYADLAERTMYNMLATGVALDGTSFFYVNPLQVRVPATPLDGVNHAAEGGLRSPWFDVSCCPNNIARTLASLPAYVAATGDGGVLIHHLTPAEIRSARLALRVETGYPWQGSVSVRVLEDGEGRIGLRVPAWATDATLAHVPVSSQDAPLPEGPVIRPVGPGYAYAEGPWRAGDELRLELPMRARWTLPDRRIDALRGSAAVERGPLVYCAESVADEPPLAGVTARVDPPVEHETDGVVELEVGARLTAGGNGSWPYGAAPDEEEGTDVRLRLVPYHRWGNRGPATMRVWLPTI from the coding sequence GTGGCTAGTCCCGTCCTGCCCTCATCGGGTGTCCTGTCCCCCCTCGGCCTCGATTCCGTACGCGTGCTGCCCGGTTTCTGGGGCGACCGGATCGCCCTGAACAACGAGGTGACGATCGCCCACTGCCAGGAGTGGGAGGAGCGCGAAGGCTGGATCGGCAACTTCAGGGGCGAGCGGCCCCGCAGAGGACGGGAGTTCAGCGACTCGGAGATCTACAAGCTGCTGGAGGCCATGGCCTGGGCGGACCATCCGGGGCTGCCCGCGCTGGCCGAGACGGTGGCGCAGGCCCAGGAGGGCGACGGCTACCTCAACACCCGCTGGTCGGGCAGCCGCTACACCGACTTCGAGTGGGGGCACGAGCTCTACTGCTACGGCCACCTCATCCAGGCCGGGGTGGCGCGGCTGCGCATGCACGGCGAGGACCGGCTCACCGAGGTCGTCACCAGGGCCGCCGACCACGTGTGCCGCCGGTTCATGGACGGTGAGGAGACCTGCGGCCATCCGGTGATCGAGATGGCGCTGGTGGAGCTGTACCGGGCCACCGGGGCGGAGCGGTACCTGGAGCTGGCCCGCCGCTTCGTCGAGCGCCGCGGCCTGCCCGCGCTGGCCGACATCCCGTTCGGCCGCGCCTACTACCAGGACGACGTGCCCGTCAGGCAGGCGCAGGTCTTCCGCGGGCACGTGGTGCGCGCGCTCTACCTGGCCTCCGGCGTGGTGGACGTGGCGGTCGAGACCGGGGACCAGGAGCTGCTGAAGGCCGTCGAGTCACAGTGGGAGCGGACGGTCGCCCGGCGCACGCATCTGACCGGCGGCATGGGCTCGAGGCATGCCGACGAGTCGTACGGCGAGGACTACGAGCTGCCGCCGGACCGCGCCTACAGCGAGACGTGCGGCAGCATCGCCTCCCTCATGCTGGCGCACCGGCTGCTGCTGGCCACGGGCGACGCCCGCTACGCCGACCTGGCCGAGCGGACCATGTACAACATGCTCGCCACGGGCGTGGCGCTGGACGGCACGTCGTTCTTCTACGTCAACCCGCTGCAGGTACGGGTGCCCGCGACGCCGCTCGACGGGGTCAACCACGCCGCGGAGGGCGGGCTGCGCTCGCCGTGGTTCGACGTGTCGTGCTGCCCGAACAACATCGCCCGCACGCTGGCCTCGCTGCCCGCGTACGTGGCCGCGACCGGGGACGGCGGGGTGCTGATCCACCACCTCACCCCGGCGGAGATCCGCTCGGCGCGGCTGGCGCTGCGGGTGGAGACCGGCTACCCGTGGCAGGGCTCGGTGAGCGTGCGGGTGCTGGAGGACGGCGAGGGCCGCATCGGCCTGCGCGTCCCCGCCTGGGCGACGGACGCCACGCTCGCGCACGTCCCGGTCTCCTCCCAGGACGCCCCGCTGCCCGAGGGCCCGGTCATCCGGCCGGTCGGCCCCGGCTACGCCTACGCCGAGGGGCCCTGGCGGGCCGGTGACGAGCTGCGGCTGGAGCTGCCGATGCGGGCCAGGTGGACCCTGCCCGACCGGCGGATCGACGCGTTGCGGGGCAGCGCGGCCGTGGAGCGCGGGCCGCTCGTGTACTGCGCGGAGTCGGTGGCCGACGAGCCGCCGCTCGCCGGGGTGACGGCGCGCGTCGACCCGCCGGTGGAGCACGAGACGGACGGCGTGGTGGAGCTGGAGGTGGGCGCGCGGCTGACGGCCGGCGGCAACGGCTCCTGGCCGTACGGGGCGGCGCCCGACGAGGAGGAGGGCACCGACGTGCGGCTGCGGCTGGTGCCCTACCACCGGTGGGGCAACCGCGGCCCCGCGACCATGCGGGTCTGGCTTCCGACGATCTGA
- a CDS encoding alpha/beta fold hydrolase, with protein MTRFNVPACVLVLASATAVAPASAQQRAPCPTPGAARPTVVLVHGAWADTSSWSGEIRALQRAGHVVRAVGNPLRDLNGDAQTVRDFLDTLSGPVVLVGHSYGGSVITNAAAGDPDVEALVYVNAAAPAVGETTAQLSGSGSALGGDPATLYDRAAYSGAAGGAADLYLKRDVFVRSFASDLPRDTARELWATQRAASTAAFTTPSKAAAWRTIPSWYFIATGDQIIVPESQRAMAKRARSKVTEFAGGSHLTLVSHPEAVTRVIEDAVCSVR; from the coding sequence ATGACGCGATTCAACGTTCCGGCCTGTGTCCTGGTGCTGGCGTCCGCGACCGCCGTGGCGCCGGCCTCCGCGCAGCAGCGGGCTCCGTGCCCGACGCCCGGCGCCGCCAGGCCCACCGTCGTGCTGGTCCACGGTGCCTGGGCCGACACCTCCAGCTGGAGCGGCGAGATCCGGGCGCTGCAACGGGCGGGCCACGTCGTGCGCGCGGTGGGCAACCCGCTGCGTGACCTGAACGGCGACGCGCAGACCGTACGCGACTTCCTGGACACGCTCTCCGGCCCTGTCGTCCTCGTCGGCCACTCCTACGGCGGCTCCGTGATCACCAACGCCGCCGCGGGCGACCCGGACGTCGAAGCCCTGGTCTACGTCAACGCGGCGGCACCGGCCGTCGGCGAGACGACCGCGCAGCTCAGCGGCTCCGGCTCGGCCCTCGGCGGCGACCCGGCCACCCTGTACGACCGGGCCGCCTACTCCGGCGCGGCGGGCGGCGCGGCCGACCTCTACCTGAAGCGGGACGTCTTCGTCCGCTCCTTCGCCTCCGACCTGCCCAGGGACACGGCCCGCGAGCTCTGGGCGACCCAGCGGGCGGCCTCGACGGCCGCGTTCACGACCCCGTCGAAGGCCGCGGCGTGGCGGACGATCCCGTCCTGGTACTTCATCGCCACCGGCGACCAGATCATCGTTCCCGAGTCGCAGCGGGCCATGGCGAAGCGGGCCCGCTCGAAGGTCACCGAGTTCGCCGGCGGCTCGCACCTGACCCTCGTCTCGCATCCCGAGGCGGTCACCCGGGTGATCGAGGACGCGGTCTGCTCCGTCCGCTGA
- a CDS encoding ABC transporter substrate-binding protein, translating into MRRRLAGISLLSVLALTAAACGGGDGNDGGTQAADGPVTITMWTRAATQTQSERLVAEYNKTHKNQVKLTVIPTDNYQPRIAAAAGAKQLPDVFAADVIFVPNYTSQGLFMDITDRIAALPYKDKLAPSHMKLGTLDNRQYTLPHTLDLSVWFWNKDLYEKAGLDPEQGPESLKEFAEQATTVQEKLGKDGKIHGTFFGGNCGGCYVFTFWPSVWAAGAQVMNAEGTVSLNDQPPMTAVFDIWRKLYENKVTGPTAKEEQGPTWTGFFPKGEIGVMPMPSTTLGLMPEDMRIGVTPIAGPDGGESTFVGGDSLGISATSQNADAAWEFISWTVSDQAQVEVMAKNKDVLARTDLAGNKYSAEDPRVVLINSLVAKGQTPFALRFGQTYNDPQGPWLRLAREAVFGDASKVPQLNTEITKSLQQ; encoded by the coding sequence ATGAGACGAAGGCTGGCCGGGATCTCCCTCCTCAGTGTGTTAGCGCTCACAGCAGCGGCCTGCGGCGGTGGCGACGGTAACGACGGCGGGACACAGGCGGCGGACGGTCCCGTGACCATCACCATGTGGACCCGCGCGGCGACACAGACGCAGAGCGAGCGCCTGGTCGCCGAGTACAACAAGACCCACAAGAACCAGGTCAAGCTCACCGTCATCCCGACGGACAACTACCAGCCCCGCATCGCCGCCGCGGCCGGAGCCAAGCAGCTCCCCGACGTGTTCGCGGCGGATGTCATCTTCGTCCCGAACTACACCTCCCAGGGCCTGTTCATGGACATCACGGACAGGATCGCGGCCCTGCCGTACAAGGACAAGCTCGCCCCCTCCCACATGAAGCTCGGCACGCTGGACAACCGGCAGTACACGCTGCCCCACACCCTCGACCTGTCGGTCTGGTTCTGGAACAAGGACCTGTACGAGAAGGCCGGCCTCGACCCCGAGCAGGGCCCCGAGTCGCTCAAGGAGTTCGCCGAGCAGGCCACCACCGTCCAGGAGAAGCTGGGCAAGGACGGCAAGATCCACGGCACCTTCTTCGGCGGCAACTGCGGCGGCTGCTATGTCTTCACGTTCTGGCCGTCCGTGTGGGCCGCCGGTGCGCAGGTCATGAACGCCGAAGGCACGGTCTCGCTGAACGACCAGCCGCCCATGACCGCCGTGTTCGACATCTGGCGCAAGCTGTACGAGAACAAGGTCACCGGGCCGACCGCCAAGGAGGAGCAGGGCCCCACCTGGACCGGCTTCTTCCCCAAGGGTGAGATCGGCGTAATGCCGATGCCGTCCACCACGCTCGGTCTGATGCCCGAGGACATGAGGATCGGCGTCACCCCGATCGCCGGCCCCGACGGCGGCGAGTCCACGTTCGTGGGCGGCGACTCGCTCGGCATCTCCGCCACCTCCCAGAACGCCGACGCGGCCTGGGAGTTCATCTCCTGGACGGTCTCGGACCAGGCGCAGGTGGAGGTGATGGCCAAGAACAAGGACGTGCTCGCGCGTACGGACCTGGCCGGTAACAAGTACTCGGCCGAGGACCCGCGCGTGGTGCTGATCAACTCGCTGGTCGCCAAGGGCCAGACGCCGTTCGCGCTGCGCTTCGGCCAGACCTACAACGACCCGCAGGGGCCGTGGCTGCGGCTGGCCAGGGAGGCGGTCTTCGGTGACGCCTCGAAGGTCCCGCAGCTCAACACCGAGATCACGAAGTCGCTGCAGCAATGA
- a CDS encoding carbohydrate ABC transporter permease → MSRYLTLSALAVLFLFPLVWSGYASLEEPSNYLEMARFGEGIDTYAVNSVLVSAMTVGGTLIVSALGGYGFARFDFPGKNVLFLATLAILMVPYATILIPLYVLLGYLGLQNSLVGLSLVFVMFQLPFALFMMRNAFEAVPRELEEAALVDGCGTFRAFSRILLHAVRPALITVGLFAFLASWNDFFAPLILLNDGSSFTLPVAVVSMTQHTFGAIDYGMLQAGVMVMALPCLILFIVLQRHYVRGFMSGALRG, encoded by the coding sequence GTGAGCCGTTACCTCACCCTGTCGGCCCTGGCGGTGCTGTTCCTGTTCCCACTGGTGTGGAGCGGGTACGCGTCGCTGGAGGAGCCGTCGAACTACCTGGAGATGGCCCGCTTCGGCGAGGGCATCGACACCTACGCCGTCAACAGCGTGCTGGTGTCGGCCATGACCGTGGGCGGCACGCTGATCGTCTCTGCGCTCGGCGGCTACGGCTTCGCCCGCTTCGACTTCCCCGGCAAGAACGTGCTGTTCCTGGCCACGCTGGCGATCCTCATGGTGCCGTACGCGACGATCCTGATCCCGCTCTACGTGCTGCTCGGCTACCTCGGCCTGCAGAACTCGCTGGTCGGGCTCTCGCTGGTGTTCGTGATGTTCCAGCTCCCGTTCGCGCTGTTCATGATGCGCAACGCGTTCGAGGCGGTGCCGCGCGAGCTGGAGGAGGCCGCGCTGGTGGACGGCTGTGGCACGTTCCGCGCCTTCTCCAGGATCCTGCTGCACGCCGTGCGGCCCGCGCTCATCACGGTGGGCCTGTTCGCGTTCCTGGCCTCGTGGAACGACTTCTTCGCGCCGCTCATCCTGCTCAACGACGGATCGTCCTTCACGCTGCCGGTGGCCGTGGTCAGCATGACGCAGCACACGTTCGGCGCCATCGACTACGGCATGCTCCAGGCCGGCGTCATGGTCATGGCCCTCCCCTGTCTCATCCTCTTCATCGTTCTGCAGCGCCACTACGTGCGCGGATTCATGTCAGGAGCTCTGCGTGGCTAG
- a CDS encoding sulfurtransferase TusA family protein gives MPDLVVDGGDKLCVQLLIELRAHVRAAGPGAVIHLIATDPAAPVDLPAWCHLTGHTYLGPVEGARRPTFALRVAEAAKETQDAKPWHAA, from the coding sequence ATGCCTGATCTCGTAGTCGACGGCGGCGACAAGCTCTGCGTCCAGTTGCTCATCGAGCTGCGGGCCCACGTCCGCGCGGCCGGGCCGGGCGCCGTCATCCACCTGATCGCCACCGACCCCGCCGCCCCGGTGGACCTGCCCGCGTGGTGCCACCTGACCGGGCACACCTACCTCGGGCCGGTGGAGGGGGCGCGGCGGCCCACGTTCGCGCTGCGGGTGGCCGAGGCCGCCAAGGAGACCCAGGACGCCAAGCCGTGGCACGCGGCTTAA
- a CDS encoding carbohydrate ABC transporter permease has translation MTLTVTRSRRAAHSAPSARWRSRKVQGWLYAAPTAVIVGVLFIAPLVLVVWMSLNRWPLLGPATFNAPANYVKIADNPLFVDAVLFTLKYTAITTVLLSGVALGLALLVQERRPGIAFFRTAFFLPGAVGFAAAGLLFYGMLNNDFGPIDPMLQSLGITSEPIKWIGTPNMALFSTITLVLWRFAGFNMLILLTGLQAIPTEVYEAARSDGANRWQIFTRITLPLLRPTLALMLILSVTGSLLAFDQFFVFTNGGPDNSTVSMVMVVYRDAFFRFDLGGAAALSVVLLVALVGLNTLMMRRLR, from the coding sequence ATGACGCTGACGGTCACCCGATCGAGGCGGGCGGCGCACTCGGCGCCGTCCGCCCGCTGGCGCAGCAGGAAGGTGCAGGGCTGGCTGTACGCGGCGCCGACGGCCGTCATCGTGGGCGTGCTGTTCATCGCGCCGCTGGTGCTGGTCGTGTGGATGTCGCTGAACCGCTGGCCGCTGCTCGGCCCCGCCACGTTCAACGCCCCCGCCAACTACGTCAAGATCGCCGACAACCCGCTCTTCGTGGACGCGGTCCTCTTCACGCTGAAGTACACGGCCATCACCACGGTGCTGCTGTCGGGCGTGGCGCTCGGGCTGGCGCTGCTGGTGCAGGAGCGCAGGCCGGGCATCGCCTTCTTCAGGACCGCGTTCTTCCTGCCGGGCGCGGTCGGCTTCGCGGCGGCGGGCCTGCTGTTCTACGGGATGCTGAACAACGACTTCGGCCCCATCGACCCGATGTTGCAGTCACTGGGCATCACCAGCGAGCCGATCAAGTGGATCGGCACCCCGAACATGGCGCTGTTCTCCACGATCACGCTGGTGCTGTGGCGCTTCGCCGGGTTCAACATGCTCATCCTGCTGACCGGGCTGCAGGCCATCCCCACCGAGGTGTACGAGGCCGCCAGGAGCGACGGCGCGAACCGCTGGCAGATCTTCACCAGGATCACGCTCCCGCTGCTGCGCCCGACGCTGGCGCTGATGCTGATCCTCAGCGTCACCGGCTCGCTGCTGGCCTTCGACCAGTTCTTCGTCTTCACCAACGGCGGCCCGGACAACAGCACGGTCTCCATGGTGATGGTCGTCTACCGGGACGCGTTCTTCCGCTTCGACCTCGGCGGCGCGGCGGCCCTGTCGGTCGTGCTGCTCGTGGCCCTGGTCGGGCTCAACACGCTGATGATGCGGAGGCTGCGGTGA